One Glycine max cultivar Williams 82 chromosome 6, Glycine_max_v4.0, whole genome shotgun sequence DNA segment encodes these proteins:
- the LOC100813467 gene encoding 3-oxo-Delta(4,5)-steroid 5-beta-reductase, giving the protein MSWWWAGAIGAAKKKFEEEEPPRSFQSVGLVIGVTGIVGNSLAEILPLADTPAGPWKVYGVARRPRPPWNADHPVEYIQCDVSDPADAEAKLSALTDVTHVFFVSWTNRSTEAENCEVNGAMLQNVLRAVIPNAPNLRHVSLQTGGKHYIGPFEFIGKIESHEPPFAEDMPRLDAPNFYYTQEDILFEETAKKEGLTWSVHRPQVIFGFSPYSLMNMIGTLSVYAAICKHEGVPLRFPGTRGAWESYSCASDADLIAEQHIWAAVDPYARNEAFNCSNGDVFRWKHLWKVLAEQFGIEEYGFEEEGLSLSELMKDKGPVWDEIVSENQLLPTKLDEVADWWFVDLIFSGEGMLDSMNKAKEHGFLGFRNSKNSFISWIDKTKAYKIVP; this is encoded by the exons ATGAGTTGGTGGTGGGCTGGAGCAATCGGTGCTGCCAAG AAGAAATTCGAGGAAGAGGAACCGCCGCGAAGCTTCCAGAGCGTGGGCCTGGTGATCGGCGTGACGGGCATCGTGGGCAACAGCCTCGCCGAGATCCTCCCTCTCGCCGACACCCCCGCCGGTCCATGGAAGGTCTACGGCGTCGCACGCCGCCCCCGTCCGCCGTGGAACGCCGACCATCCTGTCGAGTACATCCAGTGCGACGTCTCCGATCCCGCCGACGCCGAAGCCAAACTCTCCGCCCTAACCGACGTCACTCACGTCTTCTTCGTGTCGTGGACCAACCGCTCCACCGAAGCAGAAAACTGCGAAGTTAACGGCGCTATGTTACAGAACGTGCTTCGCGCCGTTATCCCCAACGCCCCCAATCTCCGCCACGTGTCACTCCAGACAGGCGGCAAGCACTACATCGGACCCTTCGAATTCATCGGCAAGATCGAATCTCATGAACCTCCCTTCGCGGAGGATATGCCGCGTTTGGATGCGCCCAATTTTTATTACACCCAAGAGGATATTCTTTTTGAAGAAACCGCTAAGAAAGAGGGTTTGACCTGGTCAGTTCACAGACCCCAAGTAATCTTTGGGTTTTCGCCTTACAGTTTAATGAACATGATTGGGACGCTCAGCGTGTACGCCGCAATTTGCAAGCACGAGGGTGTTCCGTTGAGATTCCCCGGCACGAGAGGCGCGTGGGAGAGTTATTCTTGTGCCTCCGATGCGGATTTGATTGCGGAGCAGCACATTTGGGCCGCGGTTGATCCCTACGCGCGGAACGAGGCGTTTAACTGCTCCAATGGAGACGTGTTCAGGTGGAAGCATCTTTGGAAGGTGCTGGCGGAACAGTTTGGGATTGAGGAGTATGGGTTTGAGGAAGAAGGTTTGAGTTTGTCGGAATTGATGAAGGATAAGGGTCCTGTTTGGGATGAGATTGTGAGTGAGAATCAGCTTCTGCCTACCAAGCTTGACGAGGTTGCTGATTGGTGGTTTGTGGATCTTATTTTCTCAGGGGAGGGAATGTTGGATAGCATGAACAAGGCCAAGGAACATGGGTTTTTGGGATTCAGGAACTCCAAGAATTCGTTCATAAGTTGGATAGACAAGACCAAGGCTTATAAGATTGTGCCTTGA